A genomic window from Thermococcus nautili includes:
- a CDS encoding PLP-dependent cysteine synthase family protein — protein MSFAKLEFFNPFSRSIKDRTAYKLLFSALENGNVGSVFEASSGNTAIALASLSNVLGVKFRAYLPRPTPKATRVLLGVLGAEVVLTDFETIDREMVEFVREEAGRSGALNLNQYENENNFLAHRETGREIAEQLESIGKRPDLLIAGVGTSGHIAGIGSYLKERYGTRVVGVVPAKGERIPGIKGLDTGPKWISYVDEVVEVTLEEAIAGVREVARLNGILVGLSSGAVYRAMKELKPEGTTVLIFPDDGFKYVEIFERFS, from the coding sequence ATGTCTTTTGCCAAGTTAGAGTTCTTTAACCCGTTCAGCAGGAGCATAAAGGACAGAACGGCCTACAAACTGCTCTTCTCGGCCCTTGAAAACGGAAACGTTGGGAGTGTTTTTGAGGCAAGCTCCGGCAACACGGCAATAGCACTCGCTTCGCTGAGCAACGTGCTCGGTGTAAAGTTCAGGGCCTACCTGCCGAGGCCAACGCCGAAAGCCACGCGCGTTCTGCTCGGCGTTCTCGGGGCGGAGGTCGTTCTAACGGACTTCGAGACGATAGACCGGGAAATGGTGGAGTTCGTCAGGGAAGAGGCCGGGAGAAGCGGGGCCTTGAACCTGAACCAGTACGAGAACGAGAACAACTTCCTGGCCCACAGGGAGACTGGAAGGGAGATAGCCGAGCAACTGGAGAGCATCGGGAAGAGACCCGACCTCCTCATAGCGGGGGTTGGCACTTCCGGACACATCGCCGGGATTGGGAGCTATCTGAAGGAACGCTACGGAACGAGGGTTGTGGGCGTCGTTCCTGCGAAGGGCGAGAGGATTCCCGGGATAAAGGGCCTTGACACCGGACCGAAGTGGATAAGCTATGTTGATGAGGTCGTCGAGGTTACCCTTGAGGAAGCTATTGCAGGGGTCAGGGAAGTTGCAAGGCTCAACGGAATCCTCGTGGGGTTGAGCTCCGGCGCCGTTTACCGGGCGATGAAGGAGCTAAAACCGGAAGGAACGACTGTCCTAATCTTCCCGGACGACGGCTTCAAGTACGTCGAGATTTTTGAGAGGTTCTCCTGA
- a CDS encoding acetate--CoA ligase family protein, which translates to MKEEALKVIESVLSQGRTAMVEYEAKQVLKAYGLPVPNEKLAKTLDEALKYAEEIGYPVALKLMSPQILHKSDAKVVMLNIKSPEELKQKWEEIHENAKKYRPDAEILGVLVAPMLRPGREIIIGVTEDPQFGHAIMFGLGGIFVEVLKDVTFRIIPITERDARKMIKEIKSYPILAGARGEEPADIDAIVDLLLKVSQLVDELRDYIKEMDLNPVFVYEKGKGAVVVDARIILKEPKEKKPEVSSEYKERCA; encoded by the coding sequence ATGAAGGAGGAAGCCCTTAAAGTTATTGAGTCCGTCCTGTCCCAGGGCAGGACGGCCATGGTTGAGTACGAGGCCAAGCAGGTTTTAAAGGCTTACGGCCTCCCCGTTCCGAACGAGAAGCTCGCCAAGACCCTCGATGAGGCTCTCAAGTACGCGGAGGAGATAGGCTACCCCGTTGCCCTGAAGTTGATGTCGCCCCAGATACTCCACAAGAGCGACGCGAAGGTCGTCATGCTGAACATAAAGAGCCCCGAGGAGCTCAAGCAGAAGTGGGAGGAGATACACGAGAACGCGAAGAAATACCGCCCAGATGCAGAAATCCTCGGCGTTCTCGTCGCCCCGATGCTCAGGCCCGGCAGGGAGATAATCATAGGTGTCACCGAGGACCCGCAGTTCGGCCACGCGATAATGTTCGGTCTCGGCGGAATCTTCGTCGAGGTTCTCAAGGACGTGACCTTCCGCATTATCCCAATTACGGAGCGCGACGCGAGGAAGATGATTAAGGAAATCAAGAGCTACCCGATTCTGGCAGGAGCGCGTGGAGAGGAGCCAGCTGATATAGACGCCATCGTTGACCTGCTCCTCAAGGTCAGCCAGCTGGTTGATGAGCTCAGGGACTACATTAAGGAGATGGACCTCAACCCCGTCTTCGTCTACGAGAAGGGCAAGGGCGCGGTTGTGGTCGACGCGAGGATTATCCTCAAGGAGCCGAAGGAAAAGAAGCCCGAGGTCAGCTCGGAGTACAAGGAGAGGTGCGCTTAA
- a CDS encoding acetate--CoA ligase family protein, with product MAEKIVEEMKPFFDPKAVAIIGATNKKGKVGNVIFENFKMNKERGVFKGNIYPVNPKLDEIDGYKVYHSVEELPDDTDLAVISIPAPFVPDTMRQIAKKGIKAVIIITGGFGELGEEGKKLEREILEIARENGIRVIGPNCVGVYVPDTGVDTVFLPESKMDRPESGPIAFVSQSGAFAAAMLDWAAGAGIGIGKMVSYGNKLDVDDADLMDYFIHDDSINVVTFYIEGVKDGRKFIEAAKRITKVKPVIALKSGRTEYGAKAASSHTGSLAGADTIYDAVFKQTGIIRAEDFEHMFDLAKAFAQLVHKLPKGDRIGIITDGGGAGVMASDAVAKFGLKMADLSEETVKFLKEKFPPHAVVGNPTDVVGDTDAERYRLALEAFTKDPNVDAILVIVLFQVPLLEEEKVIDIIADYQKKSDKPIVAVAMGGKKTDRYARMLEEKGVPVYPTPERGVRALAGLVRYAQYREKAKE from the coding sequence ATGGCTGAGAAGATAGTGGAGGAAATGAAACCCTTCTTCGACCCGAAGGCGGTCGCTATCATCGGTGCAACCAACAAGAAGGGGAAGGTTGGTAACGTTATCTTCGAGAACTTCAAGATGAACAAGGAGCGCGGGGTATTCAAGGGCAACATCTACCCCGTGAACCCCAAGCTCGACGAGATTGACGGATACAAGGTTTATCACAGCGTTGAGGAGCTTCCTGATGACACCGATTTGGCGGTTATTTCGATTCCGGCCCCCTTCGTGCCCGATACGATGAGGCAGATAGCGAAGAAGGGCATAAAGGCCGTCATCATAATCACCGGTGGTTTTGGAGAGCTCGGTGAAGAGGGCAAGAAGCTCGAACGCGAAATCCTTGAAATTGCCAGGGAGAACGGCATACGCGTCATCGGTCCGAACTGTGTTGGCGTTTACGTCCCAGATACCGGCGTTGACACCGTCTTCCTGCCGGAGAGCAAGATGGACAGGCCCGAGAGCGGGCCGATAGCGTTCGTCAGTCAGAGCGGTGCCTTCGCGGCCGCGATGCTTGACTGGGCGGCAGGAGCGGGCATAGGAATCGGCAAGATGGTCAGCTACGGAAACAAGCTCGACGTTGATGACGCCGATTTGATGGACTACTTCATCCACGATGATAGCATAAACGTCGTTACCTTCTACATCGAGGGCGTCAAGGACGGAAGGAAGTTCATAGAGGCTGCCAAGAGGATAACGAAGGTCAAGCCCGTCATCGCCCTCAAGAGCGGAAGGACCGAGTACGGAGCCAAAGCGGCATCGAGCCACACCGGTTCTCTGGCTGGTGCTGACACGATTTACGACGCGGTCTTCAAGCAGACGGGCATTATACGGGCTGAGGACTTCGAGCACATGTTCGACCTGGCCAAGGCCTTTGCCCAGCTCGTTCACAAGCTCCCGAAGGGCGACAGGATAGGCATCATCACCGACGGCGGTGGAGCAGGAGTCATGGCCAGCGACGCGGTGGCGAAGTTCGGCCTCAAGATGGCAGACCTCAGCGAGGAAACCGTCAAGTTCCTCAAGGAGAAGTTCCCACCGCACGCGGTCGTCGGCAACCCCACTGACGTCGTTGGAGACACCGACGCGGAGCGCTACAGACTCGCTTTGGAGGCCTTCACCAAGGACCCGAACGTTGACGCGATACTCGTCATAGTGCTCTTCCAGGTTCCTCTCCTTGAGGAGGAGAAGGTCATTGACATCATAGCCGACTACCAGAAGAAGAGCGACAAGCCGATTGTGGCCGTTGCGATGGGCGGTAAGAAGACCGACCGCTACGCGAGAATGCTGGAGGAGAAGGGCGTTCCCGTTTACCCGACCCCCGAGAGGGGCGTCCGCGCTTTAGCAGGCCTCGTGAGGTACGCCCAGTACCGGGAGAAGGCGAAGGAGTAA
- a CDS encoding sugar phosphate isomerase/epimerase family protein yields the protein MIGLSMTSYTGRTPEEFERWLEGAEGLGFDFVELVSEWPNFLTRETWKTYADVLGSFELGVTVHAPFSDVNIGSLNERLRRASIEVLRETLDVASRLNALVVTVHPGHCSPASRKFREDYNRVHRDSLRELEGLSGEFGVKVGVENMPSFPILDAQTPERLAELLDGIGLGVTLDVGHLNTVGFPFERFMALLGDRIVHVHLHDNSGKSDEHLPLGRGTVPWRKVLPKLIKFSRALEVSSLDDARVSLAFLRDIGEL from the coding sequence ATGATAGGGCTCTCGATGACGTCTTACACGGGTAGAACTCCTGAGGAGTTCGAACGCTGGCTCGAGGGAGCTGAAGGGCTCGGCTTCGACTTCGTCGAGCTGGTCAGCGAGTGGCCGAACTTCCTAACGAGGGAAACGTGGAAAACCTACGCCGACGTTCTCGGGAGCTTCGAGCTTGGGGTTACCGTCCACGCCCCGTTCAGCGACGTCAACATCGGCTCGCTCAACGAGAGGCTCAGGAGGGCTTCCATCGAAGTCCTGCGGGAGACGCTTGACGTTGCCTCCCGTCTGAACGCGCTCGTGGTTACGGTTCATCCTGGCCACTGCTCGCCGGCGAGCAGAAAGTTCAGGGAGGACTACAACAGAGTTCACCGCGATTCCCTTCGGGAGCTTGAGGGGCTTTCGGGGGAGTTCGGCGTTAAGGTCGGCGTTGAGAACATGCCGAGCTTTCCGATACTCGACGCCCAGACTCCCGAGAGGCTGGCCGAGCTTTTAGATGGCATTGGCCTCGGCGTCACCCTCGACGTCGGCCACCTCAACACCGTCGGCTTTCCCTTCGAGCGCTTTATGGCGCTCCTCGGCGATAGAATCGTTCACGTCCACCTCCACGACAACTCCGGGAAGAGCGACGAGCACCTGCCCCTCGGGAGGGGAACCGTCCCCTGGCGGAAGGTCCTGCCCAAGCTTATAAAGTTCAGCCGTGCCCTGGAGGTCTCGAGTCTCGACGACGCCCGGGTTAGTCTGGCCTTTCTCAGAGACATTGGTGAGCTTTGA
- a CDS encoding magnesium transporter, which translates to MSFGDKVRNAFRVSLPSLVLSLVIGFFGGTFLGKYLDRIRKSYPGLLVILPGMMGLRGNVFSSMASRFSTMLYLGELEPSMKDRKVLENVVIAMLLSLIPVTLLWAIGVIRGIRYHAFEILFIVIGSTILVSLILGYFTAGITILAFKRDVDPDSLAAPLVASMGDLLTIPTLIGFILLLEASGKAFWTLNGASLLLLLVLWFLSRVRFAEFLKYKQLFTTITALAMLSLISGFTLERFSGLIASTVILGFAYPSILSSFGNYGSIIAAKTSTKLNLGEIESYFSREPFEEILALLLTAPIMGVLINLFSAGIAYLLLGLEPRFALELAVTYPLMALFIMLYAYSLSYVLFQHNIDPDSVAIPLIANNSDIFGTLYVVAIAKLMVGA; encoded by the coding sequence CGAAACGCCTTCAGGGTGTCCCTTCCCTCACTCGTCCTTTCGCTAGTCATAGGTTTCTTCGGGGGAACGTTCCTCGGCAAATACCTCGACAGAATCAGGAAAAGCTACCCGGGCCTGCTCGTCATCCTCCCTGGAATGATGGGTCTCCGCGGAAACGTTTTCAGCTCGATGGCCTCGCGCTTTTCCACGATGCTCTACCTCGGTGAGCTCGAGCCCTCGATGAAGGACAGAAAGGTCCTCGAGAACGTCGTCATCGCCATGCTCCTTTCGCTGATTCCCGTAACGCTCCTCTGGGCGATAGGTGTCATAAGGGGAATCCGCTATCACGCGTTCGAGATACTCTTCATAGTCATCGGCTCGACGATACTCGTCTCGCTAATCCTCGGCTACTTCACGGCTGGAATAACAATCCTGGCCTTCAAGAGGGACGTTGACCCCGACAGCCTCGCGGCACCTCTCGTCGCCTCGATGGGCGATTTGCTGACGATTCCAACGCTAATCGGGTTCATTCTCCTCCTCGAGGCGAGCGGTAAGGCGTTCTGGACACTAAACGGGGCTTCACTCCTCCTCCTGCTCGTCCTCTGGTTCCTCTCCCGCGTCAGGTTTGCCGAGTTCCTGAAGTACAAGCAGCTCTTCACAACGATAACTGCCCTCGCGATGCTCAGCCTAATCTCGGGCTTCACCCTCGAGCGCTTCAGCGGGCTTATAGCCTCTACCGTAATCCTCGGCTTCGCTTACCCCTCAATCCTCAGCTCCTTCGGCAACTACGGCTCCATAATCGCCGCGAAAACCTCAACCAAGCTCAACCTCGGTGAGATTGAGAGCTACTTCTCGCGGGAGCCCTTTGAGGAAATCCTCGCGCTCCTCCTGACGGCCCCGATAATGGGCGTTCTCATCAACCTCTTCAGCGCGGGAATAGCCTATCTCCTCCTCGGTCTTGAGCCAAGGTTCGCCCTTGAGCTCGCCGTCACCTATCCCCTGATGGCCCTCTTCATAATGCTCTACGCCTACTCGCTCTCCTACGTCCTCTTCCAGCACAACATAGACCCGGACAGCGTTGCCATTCCCCTGATAGCGAACAACAGCGACATATTTGGAACCCTTTACGTCGTCGCGATAGCCAAGCTGATGGTGGGAGCATGA